One segment of Sulfobacillus thermosulfidooxidans DSM 9293 DNA contains the following:
- a CDS encoding YgaP family membrane protein yields MINEGRTDRILRVVFGVIFAILAFNKTGGSVGEWIFGVLAVVAIVTGVTGFCGLYRLVGIRTCPIRKP; encoded by the coding sequence ATGATTAATGAGGGACGAACCGATCGGATTTTGCGTGTGGTTTTCGGTGTGATATTCGCCATTTTAGCGTTTAACAAAACCGGGGGCAGTGTGGGCGAATGGATTTTTGGTGTGTTAGCGGTCGTGGCCATCGTGACAGGTGTTACGGGATTTTGTGGATTGTATCGCTTAGTTGGCATCAGGACTTGTCCCATTCGCAAACCGTGA
- a CDS encoding MFS transporter: protein MKLGIKANRTQFFLLVLLVVFVGALLGSERTIVPVMAEDTFHLTNGMLILSFIATFGLSKAIVNLFAGHWSDRVGRKKVLMWGWIIGLPVPVLLAFAPNWNWVIGANILLGLNQGLAWTMTSVGKIDLVGPQGRGLAVGIDEGAGYLGLAASGWVTALLAAKFGLRPIPFVLAEVVALLGLLSTITLLRETREFALLEHTQSSHAKSLSPLDLKDAFAETTWKNPGLSTLSLDGQINKWSDTLMWGIMPLYLASEHVSLPQIGLVAGVYAGTWGLAQFGTGLLSDHIGRRKPILMGLTLNAIGVLGLYLFHHVGLWVLSAGLGGLGTALLYPNLSSAVSDIAPPAHRGGITGVFRLWRDGGYAVAALLLGAISTASSLHMTILVVGILLLMTTILSWWRLPETLPRLVVHQHQKIG, encoded by the coding sequence ATGAAATTGGGGATTAAAGCCAACCGTACACAATTTTTTCTTTTGGTCTTGCTTGTTGTTTTTGTGGGCGCCTTGCTGGGAAGTGAACGCACCATCGTACCTGTGATGGCCGAAGACACATTCCATTTGACTAATGGCATGTTGATTTTGAGCTTTATCGCAACCTTTGGTTTAAGTAAGGCGATTGTGAATTTGTTTGCAGGGCATTGGTCAGATCGGGTGGGCCGTAAAAAGGTCTTAATGTGGGGATGGATTATCGGCTTGCCTGTGCCCGTGTTGTTGGCATTTGCTCCCAATTGGAATTGGGTAATTGGAGCGAACATTTTGTTAGGCCTTAATCAAGGATTGGCATGGACAATGACTAGTGTAGGAAAAATCGATTTAGTCGGGCCCCAAGGACGGGGTTTAGCGGTGGGTATTGATGAAGGAGCCGGGTATTTGGGCTTGGCTGCAAGCGGCTGGGTCACGGCCTTGTTAGCAGCAAAATTTGGATTACGGCCTATTCCCTTTGTATTGGCCGAAGTGGTTGCGCTGTTAGGTCTATTATCGACGATAACCTTACTACGAGAGACGCGGGAGTTTGCATTATTAGAACATACGCAGAGTTCCCACGCCAAAAGCCTATCACCCCTCGATTTGAAAGATGCTTTTGCCGAGACAACGTGGAAAAATCCCGGATTATCGACATTGTCTTTAGATGGCCAAATTAATAAGTGGTCTGATACCTTGATGTGGGGGATTATGCCCCTGTATTTGGCTAGTGAACATGTAAGTTTGCCTCAAATTGGACTGGTGGCAGGGGTTTACGCAGGCACATGGGGATTAGCACAATTTGGTACGGGACTTCTATCTGATCATATTGGCCGGCGGAAGCCCATCCTGATGGGATTGACTTTGAATGCCATCGGCGTGTTAGGACTATATCTCTTTCACCATGTGGGACTGTGGGTTTTAAGTGCGGGTTTGGGAGGGCTCGGGACCGCACTGCTTTATCCCAATTTGTCATCGGCTGTGTCTGATATTGCACCGCCCGCTCACCGGGGTGGCATCACCGGTGTGTTCCGGCTTTGGCGGGACGGAGGTTATGCTGTGGCTGCTCTGCTACTCGGGGCTATTAGTACAGCGAGTTCGCTTCATATGACCATTTTGGTCGTGGGGATATTATTATTGATGACGACCATCTTAAGTTGGTGGCGATTACCAGAAACTTTGCCTCGGTTAGTGGTGCATCAACACCAGAAAATTGGGTAA
- a CDS encoding RNA polymerase sigma factor codes for MPSTNAQDERHFTQFMEEYGDKALRYAFVTLHVRDDAEDVAQEAFVRLWRHAKRHGVDNLSPALLFHTLTNLCRDRMRYYKRHPEDPTDILETTQQSAMDEIPLLMDDMNVLEAVMQLGVAERQCILLFYYMDRSLKETATALGVSEQVVKTRLYRARQHLRPLLEPIWKEGLI; via the coding sequence TTGCCTTCAACGAACGCGCAAGATGAACGGCATTTTACGCAATTTATGGAGGAATATGGGGACAAGGCATTACGTTATGCTTTCGTCACCTTACATGTTCGCGATGACGCAGAGGATGTGGCTCAAGAAGCGTTTGTTCGTTTATGGCGCCACGCCAAGCGCCATGGAGTCGATAATTTGAGCCCAGCTCTACTCTTTCATACGTTGACAAACTTATGTCGTGACCGCATGCGATATTACAAACGGCATCCAGAAGACCCGACAGATATTTTGGAGACGACCCAGCAATCCGCAATGGACGAGATTCCTTTATTAATGGATGATATGAATGTGCTTGAAGCGGTTATGCAATTAGGTGTGGCAGAACGCCAATGTATTCTTCTGTTTTACTATATGGATCGCTCTTTAAAGGAGACGGCTACAGCGCTTGGCGTTAGTGAGCAAGTTGTTAAGACGCGGTTATACCGCGCCCGGCAGCATCTACGTCCCCTTCTTGAACCTATCTGGAAGGAGGGCCTAATATGA
- a CDS encoding IS110 family transposase — protein MAKHSVEQSDGRKQGLGVGGIDVAKDWHYVQWLDTNGRPVGKAFRFANTRAGFEAMWERRPSEEVRVGMESTGHYWVGLAHWLRAHGAEVVLVQPAHVHRLKELDDNTPTKTDAKDARVIARLVYDGRWFRWEPRGGALAQLATLAVTRRQHHQDVMRWRARIAGWIHQYFPEFFTVFKAWDGKAALTTLDTLPTPDLVLAQSVDAIADQFKAATTHRVGAKRAHALHQAAVDSIGIPVGRATARLQLASYLRSWRAALAAQTAIEAAQAAILEDWTPAQPLFSIPGFGPQVIATVLGELGDLSRFADARQAQKMAGLNLTQTSSGHRQGPTHIAKRGRPAARAVLYQAACVAVAKDPQWKAWYQSLTRRAAHPLAPKAAMVAVATKLLRVAWACMKHGQAYDAARLFPLGEVSTAA, from the coding sequence ATGGCTAAGCACAGTGTAGAGCAGAGCGACGGAAGAAAGCAAGGACTGGGGGTGGGCGGCATCGACGTGGCGAAGGACTGGCATTATGTGCAATGGCTGGACACGAACGGGCGGCCTGTCGGTAAAGCCTTTCGGTTCGCCAATACCCGTGCGGGATTTGAGGCGATGTGGGAGCGGCGGCCGTCCGAGGAGGTCCGCGTTGGCATGGAGTCCACCGGGCACTATTGGGTTGGGTTGGCCCATTGGCTCCGTGCGCACGGCGCGGAGGTGGTGCTGGTGCAGCCGGCTCACGTCCATCGACTCAAGGAATTGGATGACAATACCCCGACCAAGACCGACGCCAAGGATGCCCGGGTTATCGCCCGACTCGTCTATGATGGCCGGTGGTTCCGGTGGGAGCCGCGCGGCGGCGCGCTGGCCCAGCTGGCCACGTTGGCGGTGACGCGTCGGCAGCACCACCAGGACGTCATGCGATGGCGAGCGCGCATTGCCGGCTGGATCCATCAATACTTTCCGGAATTCTTCACGGTCTTCAAGGCGTGGGATGGGAAAGCGGCGCTGACGACGCTGGATACGCTCCCGACGCCGGACTTGGTGTTAGCGCAGTCCGTGGATGCGATAGCGGACCAGTTTAAGGCCGCCACCACACATCGCGTCGGCGCTAAACGCGCCCACGCCTTGCACCAGGCCGCCGTGGACTCCATTGGGATTCCCGTAGGCCGGGCGACTGCGCGTCTCCAACTCGCCTCCTATCTTCGGAGTTGGCGCGCGGCGCTCGCCGCGCAAACGGCCATTGAAGCCGCGCAAGCCGCCATTTTAGAGGACTGGACTCCTGCTCAGCCGTTATTCAGCATTCCGGGATTCGGGCCCCAGGTCATTGCCACGGTGTTGGGCGAGTTGGGGGACTTGTCCCGATTCGCCGATGCGCGCCAAGCGCAGAAAATGGCGGGACTCAATCTCACCCAAACCAGCTCGGGACACCGCCAAGGCCCAACGCATATTGCCAAACGGGGACGTCCCGCCGCGCGTGCCGTGCTGTATCAGGCCGCGTGCGTCGCGGTGGCCAAGGATCCCCAGTGGAAGGCCTGGTATCAGTCGCTCACCCGACGGGCGGCGCATCCGCTCGCCCCGAAAGCCGCCATGGTGGCGGTCGCGACGAAGCTCCTCCGGGTGGCCTGGGCGTGCATGAAGCACGGACAGGCGTATGATGCGGCGCGACTGTTCCCCCTGGGGGAGGTGTCGACCGCCGCGTAA
- a CDS encoding MBL fold metallo-hydrolase, whose amino-acid sequence MIFRQHLWGDQSQASYFLACPGKGVAAVIDPAWDISPYLQDAEQFGLKITLVLDTHIHADHISGARRLCAETNAHLVAHELAPFVYPVDRVKDGDILEVGNVALRVVHTPGHTPEHIALLGTDRSRNPHMPWFLLTGHSLMVGDVGRPDLAPQESAQSMYETLHDRLNMLPDYIEVWPGAYAGSVCGRGLSGKPHSTLGYERETNPAFRYLDAKDLEQFLLQNLPPKPRQFHLIREINRGNADPREYWDLARSSDLTRAAEVNVVIKDGMSS is encoded by the coding sequence ATGATTTTTCGCCAACATCTGTGGGGAGACCAGTCTCAAGCTTCGTACTTTCTAGCCTGTCCGGGAAAAGGTGTGGCGGCCGTTATTGATCCGGCATGGGATATTTCACCGTATCTTCAAGATGCTGAGCAATTCGGCTTAAAAATTACCTTAGTACTGGATACCCATATTCATGCCGACCATATTTCTGGAGCCAGGCGGTTATGTGCAGAAACGAATGCGCATTTGGTTGCCCACGAGTTAGCTCCTTTCGTGTATCCGGTTGATCGTGTTAAAGACGGCGACATCTTGGAAGTCGGGAACGTGGCTTTGCGTGTGGTGCACACTCCCGGACATACCCCAGAACATATCGCGCTATTGGGAACAGATCGCAGCCGCAATCCCCATATGCCGTGGTTTTTGTTAACAGGACATAGTCTCATGGTGGGTGATGTGGGCCGTCCCGACCTTGCCCCTCAAGAATCGGCTCAATCGATGTACGAGACGCTTCATGACCGGCTCAATATGTTGCCTGATTATATTGAAGTTTGGCCAGGAGCTTATGCAGGATCTGTCTGCGGACGGGGGCTCTCCGGCAAACCTCATAGTACTTTAGGATATGAACGGGAGACAAATCCGGCTTTTCGGTATCTGGACGCGAAGGATCTTGAACAATTTCTTCTACAAAATCTCCCGCCCAAACCTAGGCAATTTCATTTAATTCGCGAAATCAACCGAGGCAATGCGGATCCCCGGGAATATTGGGATTTGGCTCGGAGTTCTGATCTGACCAGGGCAGCCGAGGTAAATGTGGTAATTAAGGATGGTATGTCCTCATGA
- a CDS encoding 4a-hydroxytetrahydrobiopterin dehydratase yields the protein MRLSQEQVAQELQHMTGWEWIGDAIRKEFIFRDFTQSVAFVDRMVEPANTMDHHPDVDIRYNRVQVTLTTHDEGGVTEKDLQLAKQLDALS from the coding sequence ATGCGTTTAAGTCAAGAACAAGTCGCTCAGGAACTTCAACATATGACGGGATGGGAATGGATTGGTGATGCTATTCGCAAGGAATTTATCTTTCGGGATTTTACCCAAAGTGTAGCCTTTGTGGATCGCATGGTTGAGCCTGCCAACACCATGGATCATCATCCCGATGTCGATATTCGGTATAACCGTGTTCAGGTGACGTTAACCACGCACGATGAAGGTGGTGTGACCGAAAAAGATCTGCAACTGGCTAAACAATTAGACGCCTTGAGTTAA
- a CDS encoding MFS transporter, which translates to MTTWWRDIPLVARSLMTIRFLRSVSQGALAVDFVLYLHAMHWSAAAIGLLLMASGLTGALLSIVVGLISDQYGRKPFLLFYEAGLVLGTLLIVFTHLRIVLIVVAIFFAFGRGANGSSGPFAPAEQAWLASVIPPLRRGSLFSVNAALTFWGMAIGSFLAGVLPGFLTGTQPVVRFDPLFWLTIVIGVINAVQIWWTPEPKPQATEPVAENVSSIDETTLRHQENKALSLLALVNTINSLGVGLIAPLLPYWFSVRFGVGPKAIGPVYGLTFLLTGLSSLAIGKVSQRIGLMGSIVWPRFIGVIALISMAFMPSFLPAAILYILRSVVNRGSMGTRQAFSVSLVRDKRRGFASSLNAVSWTVPASIGPAIGGWLMGMGSLDWPFVLASALQLGYIVIFPRVMGQYDPTRGLSKSPLT; encoded by the coding sequence ATGACTACGTGGTGGCGAGATATTCCTTTGGTGGCACGGTCATTAATGACAATTAGGTTTTTGCGAAGTGTTTCTCAAGGAGCCTTGGCTGTCGATTTTGTTCTCTATCTGCACGCGATGCATTGGTCAGCAGCCGCTATAGGCTTATTATTAATGGCCAGTGGTCTCACCGGTGCTCTTTTAAGTATTGTGGTTGGATTAATTAGTGACCAGTATGGGCGGAAACCTTTCTTGTTATTTTACGAAGCGGGGCTGGTCCTAGGAACGTTGTTGATTGTCTTTACCCATCTCCGTATCGTATTAATTGTGGTAGCCATTTTCTTTGCTTTTGGACGGGGAGCCAATGGATCTTCGGGACCGTTTGCACCGGCAGAACAGGCATGGTTGGCGAGTGTGATTCCGCCTCTTAGACGTGGATCATTATTTAGTGTGAATGCGGCTTTAACCTTTTGGGGGATGGCAATCGGGTCATTTTTAGCAGGCGTGTTACCGGGGTTTTTGACCGGAACTCAACCTGTTGTCCGTTTCGATCCATTGTTTTGGTTGACCATTGTCATCGGAGTCATCAACGCCGTTCAAATCTGGTGGACTCCCGAGCCAAAACCCCAGGCCACCGAACCCGTAGCCGAAAATGTGTCGAGCATCGATGAAACAACTCTAAGACACCAGGAGAATAAGGCGCTATCATTATTGGCCTTGGTTAACACAATAAATTCTTTAGGTGTGGGCCTGATTGCGCCATTGTTGCCCTACTGGTTTTCTGTGCGCTTTGGCGTCGGTCCGAAGGCTATTGGACCGGTCTATGGACTCACGTTCCTATTGACAGGTCTGTCTTCGTTGGCTATAGGAAAAGTTTCGCAGCGTATAGGGCTCATGGGATCCATTGTATGGCCCCGGTTCATCGGTGTTATCGCGCTCATTTCTATGGCCTTTATGCCATCATTTCTTCCTGCTGCCATTCTTTATATTCTCCGTTCGGTGGTAAACCGGGGTTCGATGGGGACACGGCAAGCTTTTAGTGTCAGCCTGGTTCGCGATAAACGACGGGGATTTGCGTCGAGTTTAAATGCCGTGTCATGGACGGTGCCAGCGTCCATTGGTCCCGCGATTGGCGGATGGCTAATGGGTATGGGTTCTCTTGATTGGCCGTTTGTGCTTGCATCAGCTCTACAACTGGGATACATTGTAATCTTTCCGCGCGTGATGGGTCAATATGACCCCACACGTGGCTTATCGAAATCCCCTTTAACATAA
- a CDS encoding multidrug efflux MFS transporter, with amino-acid sequence MEAWRRNLYVLWITNFIMGSSMSLVIPFLPIYIQQLGIHQLSALERWSGLVFSATFMVSAFVQPLWGRLSDRVGRKVMLIRSGIGMALVMASMGFVHHVWQLFALRGLLGAVAGFIVSATALQATQTPPEQAGRALGTLQTGAVAGNLIGPFLGGVLADTIGIRHVFFLTGILQILATLLVIFFVQENFRPSPAATRMSDREFLRKMRQTGIILPLFVVTLVIQMGYLSIEPIVTIYVRQLEPHAKNISTLAGATFAAIGLGNIISAPRLGKLADKIGAQRVLLVSLVIAAVLYLPQAYVHNAYQLMVLRLILGLAVGGLQPSVQALIRRYTPTSLQGRAFGFNSSFLFAGNLVGPLLGGFVSSIWHIQSVFYVTAILLFIDAMWLYYAIIRFRSRILPAS; translated from the coding sequence ATGGAAGCATGGAGACGCAATTTATATGTTTTATGGATCACCAATTTTATCATGGGATCCAGCATGAGTCTCGTCATACCGTTCCTCCCCATCTATATTCAACAATTAGGGATTCATCAACTAAGTGCATTAGAACGTTGGTCAGGCCTTGTATTCTCAGCGACCTTTATGGTTTCTGCCTTTGTCCAACCACTGTGGGGTCGCCTTTCTGACCGAGTAGGACGTAAAGTCATGCTGATTCGCAGTGGTATCGGCATGGCTTTGGTCATGGCCTCCATGGGATTTGTGCATCATGTCTGGCAACTGTTTGCGTTGCGCGGATTATTAGGAGCCGTCGCTGGCTTTATTGTTTCAGCCACCGCGTTACAAGCCACCCAAACACCTCCCGAACAGGCGGGACGAGCTTTGGGTACTTTGCAAACCGGCGCAGTCGCTGGCAATCTCATTGGCCCGTTTTTAGGAGGGGTATTAGCAGACACTATTGGAATTCGTCACGTCTTTTTCTTAACCGGAATCCTTCAAATTTTGGCGACGCTATTGGTGATCTTCTTTGTCCAAGAAAATTTTCGACCCAGTCCAGCGGCCACCCGCATGTCCGACCGCGAATTTTTGCGTAAAATGCGGCAAACCGGTATTATATTGCCCTTATTTGTCGTCACCTTAGTCATTCAAATGGGTTATCTGAGCATCGAACCTATTGTGACGATTTACGTCCGCCAACTTGAACCCCATGCAAAAAATATTTCCACCTTGGCCGGCGCCACATTTGCGGCCATTGGTCTTGGTAACATCATCAGTGCACCGCGCCTGGGGAAGTTAGCGGACAAGATTGGCGCCCAGCGTGTGCTCTTAGTGTCGTTGGTCATAGCTGCGGTACTCTATCTCCCGCAAGCTTACGTACATAATGCTTATCAACTCATGGTGCTGAGGCTGATTTTGGGACTCGCCGTTGGCGGCTTGCAGCCGTCAGTGCAAGCTCTCATTCGGCGGTACACACCGACTTCCTTGCAAGGCCGTGCGTTTGGTTTTAATAGTAGTTTTCTTTTTGCGGGAAATTTAGTAGGCCCTTTATTAGGCGGTTTTGTCAGTAGTATTTGGCACATCCAAAGTGTATTTTATGTAACAGCCATTCTTCTTTTCATTGACGCCATGTGGCTCTACTACGCGATAATCCGTTTTCGTTCCCGTATCTTGCCCGCATCCTAA
- a CDS encoding ArsR/SmtB family transcription factor: MTEPSHRASIIQSSISFDRALKVLSDPTRLEIMRLLGNSGELCCRTVPMDSDHQEVGLCVQDLVTHMKLPQSTVSHHLGMLRNVGLVTTYKDGACVYYIRNDQALNAIKSELNKL; the protein is encoded by the coding sequence ATGACCGAACCGAGTCACCGAGCCTCTATTATCCAATCATCCATTTCGTTTGATCGAGCACTCAAAGTTTTGAGTGACCCGACGCGCCTTGAAATTATGCGCTTATTAGGGAATTCGGGTGAATTGTGTTGCCGCACCGTTCCGATGGACAGCGATCATCAAGAAGTAGGGCTGTGTGTACAAGACTTGGTGACGCATATGAAATTACCTCAATCGACTGTGTCCCATCATCTCGGCATGTTGCGCAACGTTGGGCTTGTCACGACCTATAAAGATGGGGCGTGCGTCTATTATATTCGTAATGATCAGGCCTTAAACGCCATTAAATCCGAATTGAATAAGTTATAA
- a CDS encoding thiolase family protein, with protein MTEAYIIDGIRTPFGRRNGILKNIRPDDLAAVTLQHLVSRTHTDPATVEDVRLGCVTQIGEQGFNIGRLAPLIAGFPVEVPGATVNRMCASSLETVNQAAQAIKSDTHDLVIAAGVESMTRVPMGSDGSTFSNQLLAQYQIVPQGISAELIAEKWHLDREALDAYSYQSHMRAIAAQHDHYFDKETFDLTVPGDDGEMHTVRTDEGPRADTNLEKMATLRPAFKPDGVVTAGNSSQISDGASALLLASENAINRYGYTPRARIVAMSVVGVDPVIMLTGPIPATRKVLDKAGLKFDDIDVFEVNEAFASVVLAWGEEYHPDWNKVNPHGGAIAIGHPLGASGGRLVLTALNHLEVTNGHYALITMCIGWGMAVATIIERV; from the coding sequence GTGACCGAAGCGTATATAATTGATGGTATTCGTACCCCGTTTGGTCGACGCAATGGCATCTTAAAAAATATCCGTCCGGATGATTTAGCGGCCGTCACATTACAGCACCTGGTTTCTCGTACGCACACCGATCCCGCAACCGTGGAAGATGTGCGGTTAGGGTGTGTCACACAAATCGGAGAGCAAGGATTTAATATTGGACGGCTTGCTCCGTTAATTGCCGGCTTTCCTGTTGAAGTACCAGGAGCGACGGTCAACCGCATGTGTGCCTCGAGTCTGGAAACGGTGAATCAAGCGGCGCAAGCGATCAAGTCAGACACGCATGATCTGGTCATTGCTGCTGGGGTTGAGTCGATGACCCGGGTTCCCATGGGCTCGGATGGTTCGACCTTTAGTAATCAATTACTCGCGCAATATCAAATTGTTCCTCAAGGCATTTCTGCGGAACTCATTGCTGAAAAGTGGCACTTAGACCGGGAAGCCCTCGATGCCTATTCGTATCAAAGTCATATGCGGGCGATTGCCGCACAACATGACCATTATTTTGACAAAGAAACCTTTGATCTCACGGTCCCAGGCGATGACGGGGAGATGCATACCGTCCGAACCGATGAGGGCCCAAGAGCCGATACAAATCTTGAAAAGATGGCGACCTTGCGTCCTGCTTTTAAACCTGATGGTGTGGTTACAGCTGGCAATTCCAGTCAAATTAGTGATGGAGCCAGCGCATTATTACTCGCTTCGGAAAATGCGATTAACCGTTATGGGTATACGCCGCGTGCGCGAATTGTGGCCATGAGTGTTGTAGGAGTCGACCCGGTTATCATGTTAACCGGACCGATTCCCGCTACCCGAAAAGTGTTGGACAAAGCGGGCTTGAAATTTGATGATATTGATGTGTTCGAAGTCAATGAGGCGTTTGCATCGGTGGTGTTAGCGTGGGGAGAAGAATACCATCCCGATTGGAACAAGGTCAATCCACACGGAGGTGCCATTGCGATTGGTCATCCTCTAGGTGCCTCAGGAGGCCGGTTAGTTTTAACCGCCTTAAATCACTTAGAAGTTACAAATGGCCACTATGCATTAATCACTATGTGTATTGGGTGGGGAATGGCTGTAGCGACCATTATCGAACGGGTTTAA
- a CDS encoding transglutaminase-like domain-containing protein — protein MKRSRLATGALVLVFSGVITLTPHAYAANQTVSISSPDAVTSLPAHYVFTQTITLTNTENASAYDVKANIVLLPPETSYSQVSLTGESIKPVAVHHDQYGNLIGTFVWSTLAPHQTVTLTLHYADTSYDVSYKLPKVYPTYNIHSVVYQTYTNPQLEAQEVNTDSPVLEHIVAQVIRPGENPEQEAHALFEWIVKNIRYNYTLQASGSAVATAESHLGICSDIADLYVGLLRTAHIPARFVGGYVTNNGSGQGGFHQWTEFYLPSVGWVVADPTWGAYGYFAALQDNWHIALYDGIRKDIVIHWSYSPQLLSAQDASHQIRIHYQYHFYASAQQAAAPSEQAPPIVHPQSASASVSHDPPATAPTRQQNPSLWQQVTRWLDHTATLLVHWLGHL, from the coding sequence GTGAAACGGAGCCGGCTAGCAACGGGAGCTTTAGTCTTGGTGTTTTCCGGAGTCATTACGCTCACGCCACATGCGTATGCCGCCAACCAAACCGTAAGTATTTCCTCCCCCGATGCCGTCACCTCTTTACCGGCCCATTATGTTTTTACCCAAACCATTACCCTGACCAATACCGAAAACGCATCCGCCTATGATGTCAAGGCGAACATTGTTTTACTCCCCCCTGAAACCAGTTATTCCCAGGTTTCCCTCACGGGAGAAAGCATCAAACCGGTGGCGGTCCACCATGATCAATACGGGAATTTAATTGGGACATTTGTTTGGAGTACATTAGCTCCCCATCAAACGGTCACCTTAACATTGCATTATGCTGATACATCCTATGATGTCAGTTACAAACTTCCCAAAGTTTATCCTACATACAACATCCACAGCGTGGTCTATCAAACATACACCAATCCTCAACTCGAAGCGCAGGAGGTCAACACCGATTCCCCTGTCTTAGAACATATTGTCGCCCAGGTGATTCGACCCGGTGAAAACCCTGAGCAAGAAGCCCATGCGCTTTTTGAGTGGATTGTGAAAAACATTCGGTATAACTATACGCTGCAAGCCTCCGGAAGTGCCGTCGCGACGGCAGAAAGTCATTTAGGCATCTGTAGCGACATTGCCGATCTTTATGTGGGCTTATTACGAACAGCCCACATTCCTGCGCGCTTTGTGGGAGGATATGTGACTAATAATGGTAGTGGACAAGGCGGATTTCATCAATGGACGGAATTTTATCTGCCATCTGTGGGTTGGGTTGTGGCCGATCCAACTTGGGGAGCCTATGGATATTTTGCCGCATTACAAGACAATTGGCATATCGCCTTGTATGATGGCATCCGTAAGGACATCGTGATTCATTGGTCCTATTCACCCCAATTATTGTCTGCTCAAGACGCTTCACACCAAATCCGGATTCATTATCAATATCATTTTTATGCTTCGGCACAACAAGCGGCCGCGCCTTCGGAACAAGCACCGCCCATTGTGCATCCTCAAAGTGCCAGTGCGAGTGTGTCCCATGATCCGCCTGCTACGGCCCCCACGCGTCAGCAAAACCCATCTCTGTGGCAACAAGTAACGCGCTGGCTCGATCACACGGCCACATTACTTGTCCATTGGCTCGGCCATTTGTAG
- a CDS encoding 2'-5' RNA ligase family protein — translation MSIDGNALIIPVALPEALERLRLEGDPSARQLPAHVTVHFPFADEPKTKIVTPELKKLVGRIETFRIQFDCLDHFDMPDEVIYYLKVSSTPQLVTLFHTIWNKFRAYPPYEGKHQTIVPHITLARYARPVSEEKVARLLEAVEQHRHELHWEISEVEWVNVQPGVPGCRILGSFPLKRKAIR, via the coding sequence TTGAGCATTGATGGCAATGCTCTTATCATTCCTGTAGCTTTGCCCGAGGCTCTGGAACGTCTACGTCTTGAAGGCGATCCCTCGGCGCGGCAATTGCCCGCTCATGTTACCGTGCATTTTCCCTTCGCGGACGAACCGAAAACAAAAATTGTCACGCCAGAATTGAAAAAATTAGTGGGCCGAATAGAGACGTTTCGGATTCAATTTGATTGTCTCGATCATTTTGACATGCCTGACGAGGTGATTTATTACTTGAAAGTGTCATCAACGCCCCAATTGGTCACCCTGTTTCACACGATATGGAATAAATTTCGCGCCTATCCACCTTATGAGGGAAAACATCAAACCATTGTTCCTCACATTACTCTTGCACGCTATGCACGACCTGTATCGGAAGAGAAGGTCGCACGCCTTTTGGAGGCGGTGGAACAACATCGTCACGAGTTGCACTGGGAGATATCAGAAGTTGAGTGGGTCAACGTACAACCGGGAGTGCCGGGGTGCCGAATACTCGGAAGTTTCCCGTTGAAACGTAAGGCGATACGTTAA
- a CDS encoding DsrE family protein, translating into MGKLGIMIASDTPQRVRVALSLALHTAELPEAERPDNLEVFFFAESTALLASAPDDVRQMMQELRQRGILLEACTNLVKSYQVEDAARALDIALLMANQTFSRWAREGYAILSF; encoded by the coding sequence ATGGGAAAATTAGGCATTATGATTGCATCGGATACTCCCCAGCGTGTTCGGGTGGCCTTGTCTCTCGCTCTACATACTGCAGAATTGCCAGAAGCCGAACGTCCGGACAATCTAGAAGTCTTTTTCTTTGCAGAATCAACAGCCCTTTTAGCTTCGGCTCCTGATGATGTCCGTCAGATGATGCAGGAGCTGCGGCAGAGGGGGATTCTCTTAGAGGCATGTACGAACCTCGTGAAATCGTACCAGGTGGAAGATGCGGCTCGGGCGCTGGATATCGCATTGCTCATGGCCAATCAAACCTTTTCCCGTTGGGCTCGGGAAGGATATGCAATTCTCAGTTTTTAA